Below is a genomic region from Eupeodes corollae chromosome 1, idEupCoro1.1, whole genome shotgun sequence.
CTGCTGTAATGGTGAAGTTATTCGACCGCgagtttgtaaatattttactgcaacgtcaacaacaacaaatagtGTACCAAACTGTAACGATTGTGATATgttttataagaatttaaattttccaaagtaTCCTTTATATCCAAAGGATAATAATTCAGTGGCAAATGTGTGGTTTGGAGCTGCGGCAGCAGCTCAATTTGTAAATTCACAAGAATTTGCGGAGAATTTATTAGTTAATTCGGTTAGTGTTGTAAAAACTCAAATGggtattgttaataataataccGCCGCCGCGGGTACTATTGGGAAATTGACACCATCATTAGTGAAAGGCGATATTCAAGGACGACGAGGCAATGTTAAGGATATCAATAATGAAGATGAAACAAGTTTTAAGTGCTCAATTTGTGAAAAAGTTTTTGGATGTGCAGATACACTACAGGTAAGAAATATAAAAGATGGTGGTCTGGTAGAAGTTAAATTTATGCTTAGCCGTCGGGAAAGGTTGAAAAGTTCTTGAGTAATTCttagctttacaaaaatttaatttataaaaagttataaCTTCAAGTCTTTCGAAATAGCACAATAGgaactcaaatttaaattaaaatttgattggaagtataacttaaatcaaaataatccTTTAAGGAAACCTATAGACTTACATATGAATTTCTGTAATGAAGCTTTgtatgatatttaaaattatttggtgATGTTGTTTCCTGTCGATTCgataataatgtttttctaaaattatattttggatAAACAGTTTTCACTATTTCCTTTCCACATAGATGCAATTAGGTTCAAacctagaaataaaaatattcagaaaatataagaaatagtattttaaaatcGTAAAGTTTGCCACATATGAATGAACTATTTACTATAATTAACTTTGAGCCACCTGCTAAAAACAAGTCATTAAGAGTGTTTTTTTGACACTGACAGTTCAAGTAGTTTAATCAATTGGACAGTTTATATTACTAAGATCTCACAGACTTCTGGGGTAGAATTGGCATAGAATTTTCATTCATTGTTGCTATggtgaactttaaaaatgatatctgaagcaaatctaaaaaaaagtatagaatTGGTTgtgttttaataacatttttactaTTCATGTGGGTTTTCAGATGTCGAAAGCTTTGTCCTTCACAATAATATGTTTTTGTACATAGAAAAGGTATCTAActaagaaatttgtttgtttttttgtaagcgtctggtagctctattcaaAAAAGACTTATTTGCAGGAAAAtgacacatttttgttgtgacagctttttaggtatcaatttgactatcaccttacacagatgAAGTTCGATCATTTTGACAgtcatttataaacaattaccttagccgattccacccctgttaTCTCAGAAATGTACATAACATTTCTAATACAAAtttgtcacttttgctgtcaaaaatcaGAGTAAAGGATTTTGTATGATTCAATTTCATAAGAATTCTCCATCGCACAATTCAAAAGGGACGACAAGAAATGCAAAACTAGTTTGGTTGTTAGGTGATAAAGATAATACTTGCACCAACAATAAGTAATGAATATTCAAACCAGCATTTCTAATGATCCAAAagttttttggacttttttaaataataaaaaacgatCTGTTGCCCTCCAAGAAAATATGGATTTTAATGGTCAAACATCAAACGATTTACAAAGTTTGTGtgaacttttttctcaatgttttAAGTCGGTTTATTCTTCATTTAATGTTTATCAAATGGAAAGCTATTCCAGTAGTAATGCTAATATTTcaacacttaatttttttaatccgATATCCTAAATggtatctcaaaattaaaacccAGTTTGAATCCTGGTCCTGATGGAATTccatcttttgttttaaagcaaTGTCAATTTTCGTTAGCTTTATCGCATctagtaatttttaataaatccctTTCTACTGGACTATTACTGAATCAATGGAAATTTTCATATGTAAGTCCTATTTACAAATCAGGGGCAAAAAATTTAGTAGTAAATTATCGTgcaatttctaaaatattcaaatctcATGCGCTATTGTAGGTATGTATGTCACCGATTCCTTTGAATCTGGCTATCAGGTTGACATTATCTATGCTGATTTTGTCAAAGCTTTTGACTCAATTTGTCATAAAATTCTCATAGCTAAACTAGAAGTTTTCGATCTTCATGGTTGGTTTTGAAATGGATATCTAGCTACACAGAACAAAACacaatgtgtgaaattggaaaattttgtttcaagtatTAATAAAGTTTCTTCtggagttcctcaaggaagtcacctTGCACCActgctttttaatattttcgttaaTGTAAtctcatttcttttaaaaaatgctttatgtttaatgtatgctgatgaccttaaaatatataattgcatacaaaatataattgatcgtcaaaaccttcaaaatgatttaaatattttattcgtttggtgtgaaagaaatgttcttcctttgaatatacaaaaatgtaatgtttttacTGCGCATCGAACTTTGGTTCCAATGTTAAACAACTACCAAATTTTCAATCAGATTCTTGATCGCAAATTTGAAATTCGTGATCTTCGagtgattttcgatttaaagttGTTATTTTCGTTACATGTGGACTATATTATAGCCAGGGCTAATTCAATGCTAAGCGAAACTGCAATGAGTTCTCTAACCGTTACGCTTTAAAATCAGTTTACATGTCTTTAGTTCGTCTAATTCTTGAGTATTGTTGAATCTTATGGTCTCCTCTTACTTCTATAAGGATAACACGTTTTGAAAGAGTGCAAAAGGCTTTTACTAAATGTGTAGTTAGACAGTTAAAATGGAGAATTGACACTCCATCATATGGAGCTCTTCCCGTAtgctcaaaaataaattgtatagtaaactacaaataaaaagcatactgctggtccttgaaacAACTTATACCCATAGTCAGTATTGTAAATTATGAATTATGCTTGGTTTAAGACATGACAATAGCCTTTCAGGCTCCTTGTTTtactagcaaattttaatatttaatttgccttttttattggAAATGTCGGTTACGATAAAAGGGCGGGAAGGGATCGATATGTATCTAGGTGTGCCTTAATTGGACTTGATTCATTAGGAAAAAGACGGTCTATTCAGTGTTTGTTGTTTGTGcatgatgtatttttttttcgtattaagTGTCCACCGAAAATTACTTgggataggttaggttaaagtggctgcgaatTTATAATCGACACACTTAGGCcgaaagaaaaggcccattgtgataccacatgaatctagagagttacttcccactagtcgaaccattttgatatttttataaagcgtaggagatatttgatatctcttttagctagttcactgggattatcaaaaaagtagtctcccagatgaagtttgcgtcttaatGAAAGAGCAGGGacagtgcagagaaggtgagagattgtttcctcttcttcttcgtccatacagctcctgcagaagtcatttgaggctacaccaagtcgtattgcgcgtctgcctataagacagtgtcacataaggacacctattagtgAGCTAAtttgaagtctgctttgagataacaagtctttagagggctttaggtccagtgaaggccatatgagttttgtggctgcgcagtttacatgtagctatcggtatacctatcttctccctttcaggtgaaataggtatgacgatTCCATTTTTAacgttcatcggctctacaattgcttgtgatgtctctgtgacccggcacccaacagaggtgaatgttaaattgctgcgccatctccataagagacgatcgacaatcgagggccgttagagatttggttgagacaacttcaagagatttgatagcagcctgactgtcagagaagatgcgaatatcaggagttgatatcacgttttctcttagccaggagagaacctctttgatcgctaagcttggaagacgctacaatgattagggaggtggaatgagatgcttagatttagcttttctgagtacacaccactaccgactccctcatttgtcttggagccatctgtataaaaatggatgcatTTGTCATCCAAgagtttttttgtcttcccattcatctctggatgaaATGGGTACCTGCCGAATTTTACTTACTTTGAGATCTTTAATACGGAGAGAGAATTGCAGTTACGTCATTTTCTTAACAATCCAAAACATAGATAAATtgtgtcccaaaattaatgcaagatttgaattaaatagaaaacgccgtttttagtcttttgatagttatatttttattgactcgtaaagtacaaaggatagggttatgtatggaataacacatcggacaaatggcctccacggctttgcatgcacatgcgcactctttcgttgaaattttccatgaccattctgcataaatgtggctgaattttgttgatgcagcgttgaatctcctcctttaatgcacgggtggttgtgggttTGTTGACATAAACTTGTGATTtaaaataaccccataaaaagaagtctaatagtgttaaatcacacgatctagcaggccaattttgatcaccgaaacgagagagtacacgacctggaaatgtctcatgcagtaattgaattatttcacgggctgtatgacatgtggcaccgtcttgttgaaaccacatattggacacatcaatatcatccaattttggcagaaagaactgtgtaatcatgtcgcgatatcgagcaccagtgaccagcatcattttcaaaaaaaatatggccctattatgcctccagcccaaaatccacaccataaaGTCACGcattgtggatgcatttgtttttcgacaatcacatgtgggttctccgaaccccaaatgcggcaattttgtagattgacaaagccatcaagatgaaaatgtgcttcatcgcttaggatgattttgctcgaaaaatcagtgtttttatttttgaaatattataataatatttttgaaatattctttaataatgaagacacgttgttctatcgtgtaacgctccatttttaataaccctatactgttagctgtcaaattgctttttttcagggttgccaacacttcactgcacaaatggcggcaaattcaaatcttgcgttaattttgggacaccctttattaacATAATGGTACGCATTATTAGATATTAATAgtaaacaaaactattaaaacaaaggtatttccaattaaatttataatatggGCCCTATTATGGTTAATAGTTTCAAAACTATTGAAACAATAGTTCCAAAACCATTAAATTCATTAGATTTCATAGTAAAAAACGATGTTTTACATCAATGGGCGTCCTATTGAGCAGTCTATAGGATTTTTTCTCTGAGtgcagtaccctcagcttttctcattcatttttatattctcatccttgtccttcggatgtggactaccaacggcagcgtatgatgagctcattaaattctgagaATTGCGGTTACGTCATTTTCTTAACAATCCAAAACTTAGATACAATTATGGTTGCAATGAATCCTTTTCTAGGAGTATTGaacttttcaattctttatgtaatgaacttgatctctcaacaaacaaatttgaatttaaaattaatttacaaaatattgtacattagctttaagataggtgtttatttaaatatacttatttatatgtgcatatatgtatattgtatgtaTTTAGTTATATTACTCATTGAATTGTTAGTAATCTGTAAGATATAACATccgtagataaataaataaataatggatGGATGCGTTCAACTTCGTGCTGGTAGGCCATCATGAATATGGTACAAattattgtgaaataaaattcaataaatccaatttttaccaaactatACAAGCTTGAAATACATTTACGGGTCCCTTCATATTCAAATATATCAATCAACTTTTACATATGTCAGACTAAAAAATCTTTCATACCTTTGTATTCCTATTTTTACATCCCAGCAGTATTGGATCAGTTGTTCCTTTACAcgtaaaacaataacaacaaagaGTTCAAAtaggttgttttaaattttgtgtctaAAAAATATACTATTGCAAAATCCCATTTTAGCATTAATGGTCcagaaaaagttttatttttagaattacaaatacaatcaactcgactttaaattaaaaaacctgCAACATGtgttataatataataattaataaatatttgtttcatttatttttagtctCATGAAAAAACTCACAAATCGCCACGATATGAATGTCTTGATTGTGGTAAAGGTTTTTCACAACTGAGAAATTATAAATATCATTTATCAGTTCATAGAGGAACAAAAGAATTTGCAGCCGAATGTCCTGAATGTGGAAAAACCTTCAACGATAAAGGATATCTGAGCAGTCATATGAAAATTCATAGGTAAGTCTGTTAAAAAGATGATTTAAGTTGGGTTCAATGGTACATTGGTAGAAAGTGACAGTTTTGACATAACCGATCtatctgtcaattttatttattctgaaATCTGTCCACATCGTTTTTTTTAAGGCAACTTCTTTTTACGTTTCATTGTAATATACCACTTCCAATTAATCGAAGTATGAAGCGCattgtggttttattttgacaaattagACATGTTTCTTTTACTTCATTAATCTATTGCATATACTGAGAGATGTAGAATGGATATCAGAGATCTAACTGTTTTATCATCATCTTTTGTTAAGCATTAACTCatgataaaatgttttgttctttttttcagaaataaaaaagaatatgaatgTCCCTACTGTCCCAAATCCTTCAACCAAAGAGTTGCCTTCAATATGCATGTTCGCATTCATACAGGAGTTAAGCCACACAAGTGCACAGAATGTGGTAAACGTTTTTCCAGAAAGATGCTCCTGAAACAACATATGCGAACGCATAGTGGTGAAAAACCATATCAATGTTCTGTTTGTGGAAAATCTTTTGCCGATCGCAGTAATATGACACTTCATCATCGATTGCATTCGGGTAAGAAattgaattagttttttctcttataattattataacaaaatttcagCCATTATTAagcaatgattttgaaatttgttagttgtgttccaaaaaatttctttttagaacgttaaaaaacttattttttttaattgatttaaacagGCATCAAACCCTTCAACTGTCCCATCTGTCCGAAAGCCTTCACgaaaaaacatcatttaaaaACCCACCTCAACTACCACACAGGCTGCAAACCATACATCTGTCCACATCCAAATTGCAATCAAGCATTTACCCAATCGAGTAACATGCGAACTCATGCtaagaaatgtcaatttaaacCAGCTCATTATCCTGCTGTCATCTCAACTCAACTAGCGCCATCTATAAGTCCACCATCAGTACCACCAACACGAATGATGCAACAAGCAATGTTAATGCAACAAATACCTTTCCAGTGCTAGCTTATGATGCATAAATAAATTCCAATGAAAGTGTCAAATAgacataatgtacatatttcaaaaagccCGCGTGATGACATTtgtgattttataaaaatatgtaatttaaatatctcagtaattattttattttaatcctaacaaattcataaaagtaTTTATTATGTAATAAGTATCAATAAAAGAAATCactttcgatttttataaaatgcattgattaaattatttttatcggGTAGAGCAATTACggaaaaagtgaaaaatcgaattgaaaatttaaaaatcttaaaaacaggTTTCTCATGAtctaattgaattattttcgatttattGATTTCAGAGCTGTCAGATTTTATGGCCATTCATTAGGAAGTTGGTGTGAAATATGTGGCATTTGTGTAtaaattattgtcaaaatgttttaacttaaacaaaatacatagtAAGCAAGTTACTAATATGACTGTTGTGATCGAATTGTGATCACACTCTGATGAACACAATgagttgttaattaaaattaaatttagccTTTAAAGTTTGAttagattgatattttttttctacttttgagaaaaaatgtgACATTTTATTATGTCAGAAGatttaagttaataattttaattattgccattaaaacttaaaaaatctgGTTGTTTCCAGTTATGATATGGTAATGAATCTATAGTTTTTTTGTGGTGAAGAAAAATATATGCTAatggaagtatttttttttacaagaaaatgtTTCGGTCGATAACgttcaagtttaaattttgactaCAGTTCCATTAAAGATTTTAGAGCTACTTAAATGTGTTGGGTAGAACATTAAAacccataaaaataaaattgatttttgcaaAACGTTCACACTATAATTCACACTAATACattttgggtttttgaattaacgatttgattttaattaatttagaacAGGTATAGGGTTTTTaataacatatttatttaataagaaataatgcAATTAAAACCAATGTATCGATATATAACGCCTTGGCCGAAAGGTGCTTTAAAACAATaccacaatattttttgactCTTGTGGAATGACGTTTTTAAGATAACCAATTGGCCTTCGCAGAAAataataacattcaaaaattcCCAGCatcaaattttacttaatattcCGTGTTGTTCCATAAGAAACTTATCGGTTCTCCTCGTTTTCCTGACATATATAATGCTCTAATCGtttgaaaagttcaatttttttttcggtaagTTCACCCTTAAATCAAGAGAACTGTCAGTGTCACAATATTAAgaaaagacaacatttttattatggttcacttttcacatttattttatca
It encodes:
- the LOC129941082 gene encoding zinc finger protein 662; amino-acid sequence: MTDVRMGLKHVILQRVQNFDTPTEHKRITDFSINRILGDGDGDTVSSVEVSEKDKITSAGILDLSKNRSSQDFLKFPSSINSNDFERIPYFPTNTMILNPYVNHALNFAPPPHPPPIAPRNPGCCNGEVIRPRVCKYFTATSTTTNSVPNCNDCDMFYKNLNFPKYPLYPKDNNSVANVWFGAAAAAQFVNSQEFAENLLVNSVSVVKTQMGIVNNNTAAAGTIGKLTPSLVKGDIQGRRGNVKDINNEDETSFKCSICEKVFGCADTLQSHEKTHKSPRYECLDCGKGFSQLRNYKYHLSVHRGTKEFAAECPECGKTFNDKGYLSSHMKIHRNKKEYECPYCPKSFNQRVAFNMHVRIHTGVKPHKCTECGKRFSRKMLLKQHMRTHSGEKPYQCSVCGKSFADRSNMTLHHRLHSGIKPFNCPICPKAFTKKHHLKTHLNYHTGCKPYICPHPNCNQAFTQSSNMRTHAKKCQFKPAHYPAVISTQLAPSISPPSVPPTRMMQQAMLMQQIPFQC